Below is a window of Solea senegalensis isolate Sse05_10M unplaced genomic scaffold, IFAPA_SoseM_1 scf7180000015816, whole genome shotgun sequence DNA.
CTGATGGCGTTGAAGGCGAAGCAATGAAACATTTGGGAGCGCCAAAATTTTGTGCTGCTAAAAAAACCAAAAGTTAGTGTGGAATCCTGATAACAAACTGCACGTTCGCCTGAAACTGATAAATCTGCTCTCAGAatcttaaatgtttaaaatagcgATACACagcctggttttttttttttttaaagcaggatTAAGAAATAATCTGAACTCACCAAATCTTGTTGTTGTTCACCAgcagtgttttcagtcttttgaGCAGAGGGAAACCGTCCAGTTTTCGGACTTCATTGTCAGAAAGGTCAATTGTGTCAAACTGGTCCAGAGTCGCTCCAAGATTTTCAAGCACTGGTATTTTATAACCTGTGACATGAAGAGgatacaacaaacaaacaaacaaacaaacaaacaaaaacaagcttctcaGTCAGTGATCTTCATGTGTGATAATATACAGACGTGTTAACTGTTGTTTATTCATCAGCTGTTAATACATAACGTTCAAATACATTCCCGTAAATATGAAGTTAATTGATTGAAGTTTGAACGCAGGATGTAACCTGTGCTGTAGCCGCAGGATGCTAGCGTTAGCCTAGCGTTAGCAACCAGCGGCGGGAAGGCGGCAGAATTTACCTCGTAAATCGAGCTCTCTGTCTCGGACGGGGTTCGTGTACTGAGCGGCCTGTTCGATCAACTCCGCGGATAACTTCACCATGACGACGACGGCCACGAGAACACGAGAACACGAGAACAAGTACCGAAACGAAACAGAGACGCTACCAAGATCACACGCTGACGATTCCGCTACTAAACACCGGAACCGCTTCCTTTTTCTCGGGTCTTCGCGGCTGCGTGAGGCTGCGTGAGGCTGCGTAACGCCACCTACCGCACCGGAGGATGCAAAACACGTCTTTTTcgaggttttatggcggttgaCACAATTTGGTGCATTACTGCCACCACCTGGTATGGAGTGTGCATCGAAACACGgaatatacacgtgtgtgtatgtgtttatgtgtaaaatgtgtaaaaacgcACTCTTCACTTTCAAACGTTGTGCTGCACTCCTGCACATTGATGATGCAATTTGTGTCGGAGGTTCAGGTGTGATGTCACCTGTTCCTTTTATCTGCAGTGACACGAGTCATATTCACCTCACACTCATGCATTCACAATAATAACTAAGAACAGACGCAGATGAGCTACGGAGCGGATAACGACGAGAAATGGCGGTGACAGAAAACCAGTGCTTGGACGCTCCAGAGATGCAGGCGCGTCTGTTCATCGGAAACACAATCTTCTACGTCCTCCAGAGGACGGGTGTTCTCCAGCGTCTGTCCAGGCAGGAGAACATCCTCCACATCAGGCGTCTGATGAATCACACAACCAAAGGTCTCAGTTTCGTTAAAGGTCACCTGCCGGACCTGAGCGAGTCCCGGCAGCTGTCCAACGACGTGGTCCAGGAGCTGCAGAGGGACTATGGAGACAAGGTGAAGGACATGCTGCTGGACACAGACCCAGTCGTGGAGGCCGCTGTTGTCCTCTGCCTCTACAGAAACATCAAGGTCCTGTTTGAGGAGAAAGAGCAGACGTACATGAGCAGCTGCTTCAGGTGTTTGGCCTTCTCGACCATCCCCTACCTCGTCCTGCTGTCAATAGGCCTGTTTTTTACCGCCAAGTATTTCTTATACGACTGATTAAACATCATCGAGGAATGACCTGGAGCGCGGTGTGGACATCGTCTCCGGTTTATAGAGATGAAACTACCAGAAGGTTTCTCTGATGGCTCTGGTTGCCAGGACAACACAAGCTTGCGCGTCTTTGATCTGAGCTCTCCGTTGATTTCCTGTGGGATGTTTTTTGTGCGATGAGTGGAAAAGCTGACGCCTGCACAACGATGCACGTCCAGACCCGAGGCGGGCGAGGATTCCGCTCACGTTCAGTAGATTAAAGGCAGAACGAGTTTCAGAGGCCATAAATGACTGAAGGAACGTCCAAGAGGACGTGGTCCACTGTGCAAGAGAGAGTGACCTGTagctttcatgtttttttatttttatttattggaagcaattacaaaacaacagagcagaGCAATGTAACAAAAGACCACCCCATTCAAGGAGATGGGGTGGTTCCCATTCTGTCCAATATTGAACAGCCAATAGTATCATATcaatacaacatacaacaaatacacgCGGGGGATTGTCAGTCGTCACAATCAGGCAGAGATGTAAAACATTCAATATGTTTTACAAGAGGTCTCCAGGTCCTCTCAGATGAACTTAAGGATCCATTCAGGGAAAGTCTAATGGACAGTAGCAGCTCTTTCACCCATCTACTGTGAGATGGAGGATGAGGGTGTTTCCAGGTGAGGAGATTAAATCTAACTttagaagaagacaaagaagaggaagtCACTATTGTTCATCataatttccagcaggctgAACACCGTCGCTGATGCGTCTCCATTTCCTCCACAGTtacatcaaacatttaaaatattaaataagtcCATCAAATCTGATGAATAATAACACAACTAATAAAACTGCTACAACAAAAAACTACAACTgactgaaaaagaaatgaactcaCTCAAAAGTGTCAGTTCTACAACTGCATTAAAcatgaaatgtcatttttattttaaatgagatcagggagagacacagagtcgAGCCGCGACTCCAGAGGATCAACAGTTAAGATCACATGTTCACGCGTCAtcacctgctgccacactctcTCTTAAAGGtccacgcgcacacacacacacgcgcacacacacacacacacacagacgtgttTGACCAGCTGTAAAAAGTGTCAGTAAATGTTGACTGGTCACTAATGTTCTTATGatcacacacagtttgtgtttcagcACAATGAAAGTTGACGCTGTCCCTTCAAGAGCCTCCTCTTCTTGAAATCTGAGTGACAGGGAAACTCCTGTTCTTCTGCTCACCATTGAAACTCTGACGCCGTTATCAGGAGGTGAAATGGTGCAGCGAGGAAATCAGCTGGACCAAGAAAGATTCTGCTGTTCCATCTGTCTGGATCTACTGAAGGATCCGGTGACTATTCTCTGTGGACACAGCTACTGTATGAAGTGTATTAAAGACCACTGGGactcagaggagcagaggaggatctacagctgccctcagtgtAGAGAGGCCTTCGCACCGAGGCCTATACTGATGAAAAACATCATGTTAGTAGATttagtggaggagctgaagaagactggactccacgctgctcctgatcatcactgctatgctggagctgaagatgtggcctgtgatatctgcactggcaggaaactgaaagctctcaagtcctgtttggtttgtttggcctcttactgtgaggaacatctccagcctcatcATGAGTCACATGCGtttaagaaacacaagctggtggAGCCGTCCAAGAACCCCCAGGAGAACATCTGCCCTCAGCATGATAAGATGATGGACTTGTTCTGCCGCACTGATCAGCAGTGCATGCAGAACAAGCAGAGAGACCTGGATCTGAGTCGAGAAgaagtccagcagagactcagGGACAGAGACGGAGACGTGAAGGTGCTTCAACAGGAGAGGAAGACTCTTAGTCTCTCTGCTGATGAAGCCGAGAAGAACACAGACAAGAAGTTCACTGAGATGATGCGTGTCCTGCAGAGCAGAAggtcaaaatatcaaatgaatggaagtcataGGTTCAATTCGCATATTTGGTTTTGGCACAAGTTTTAcgccggatgcccttcctgacgcaaccctctgcatttatccgggcttgggatAAATGCGTATGGTGATTCAGATTATAATCCTTAAACACAGCGACTTGTGAACCACAGACTCAGCACACGGCGTTACCTTTGATGCCTGTAAAGAAGTATTTAGCAGTCCATGTcttgtttaaaacacacaattcGGAAtgaacttttcttttgttttacgtGGGCCGACATTTTTAGGTGGCCAGGTGTAACTGGCTAGCGTCACCtgttgctgtgcagacagacGCAGATACATGCGTCCATACAtgaggcttttcaaaataaaagcaacacagttgtattgcatgcgcagcataaatacttgttcatctgtgtttatgactgaccgtatgtggcccacaggccgtaAAATGCCCAGGTCTGATCCACACACTCGTCCACCATCAACGTCCGTCctctgagacactttgaggaCGTGACAGCGGCTGtggcaaaggtcagaggtcaactgcAGGACGTCGTGACCGAGACGTGGACAGACATCTCCCTGGCTCTGACTGAGGTTtcactgacagaaccagaaccaaagaccagagctgaattcctcagatattcacaggaaatcacactggatccaaacacagcaTACACACGTCTGTTATTATctgagggaaacagaaaagtgagaTTTATGAAGAAAGCTCAGTCTTatcctcatcacacacacagattcactgATGTTTATCAGGTCCTGAGCAAAGAGAGTCTGACTGGACGttgttactgggaggtggagtggaAAGGAGGAGCAGTTTATGTTGCAGTGACGTACAAGAACATCACAAGATCAGATTCAGATTTAGACAAAAGTGGATTTGGAAACAATGACAAATCTTGGGCTTTATTTTGTAACCAAAACTGGTGTCAGTTTGGTCACAACTGCTTCTGGACGGACCTCTCAGGTGGTTTGTTCTCCAGAGTGGGCGTTTACCTGGACCACAGAGcaggtcttctgtccttctacagagtctctgacaccatgactctgctccacagagtccagaccacgtTCACTGAGCCTCTCTGTGCTGGAGTTAGTTTTTATGCTTATTCACCTGGAGTCACAGCTGAGTTGTGTAAACTCAAATAAACGTGAGTTCTTTCAGGAGCAGTGActttaaactctgtgtttgaaCCTTGTGATGATCTTGTGTGAGGAGAacatttgttctttgcttttTGAAATATGTGAGATTTAAGTGAGACAAGTGAGTGTTTCAGCAGattcaaacatgaacacatcaataaataaatcaggaatgtttgcatctttttttaaatcacaataaaaagtCACTGATGTTGAGTTGAAATGaatctgatgaaaaaacagtaaatgaagcttctgctttgtgttttcattccagGATCAAACAAGAGTTTCAGCAGATTCAAACATGAATACATACAAATCTGCTCTTTATTGTCATATAGACGCACAATAGATAATATAACCATGACATTGTGAATAAAAAAGTCTAGttgaaaatgacaataaatggaagaaattcaacaaataataacccaattaaaaataatccattcatcttctaccgctttatcctccacatgagggccacaggGGGGCGCATCagaccatgtttttttgttacagaCTTTTTTATTGGAAGCaattacaaaacaacagagcagaGCAATGTAACAAAACACTTCCATTCCTCAAATGTTCTCACATTGTTACCCCTCCCACATTCCCACCCCATTCAAGGAGAGCAAAACTCTGTCCAATATTGAACATCCAATAGTATCATATcaatacaacatacaacaaatactcatggcaagaaaagaaaaggaaaaaaaaattcataaaaataataaaataaatttaaaaggcTCAGTCATCACAATCAGGCAGAGATGTCAAGCATTCAATATGTTTTAAAAGAGGTTTCCAAGTCCTCTCAAATGAACTTAAGGATCCATTCAGGGAAAACCTAAACCTTTCCAGTCTAATGGACAGTAGCAGCTCTTTCACCCATCTACTGTGAGATGGAGAACGAGGGTGTTTCCAGGTGAGGAGTATAAGACGCCTGGCCAACAGGGTAGTAAATGTAAGAACGTTAGAGGAAATAGGCTGCAAGGGAGCACCAAACAAGGCCAGGAGAGGCTCAGGAGTAATAATAGTACCATATGCCGTGCTAAGAGTTGTGAAGATTTCACACCAGAATGTGGAAAGCCTCggacacaaccaaaacatatgtGTACGGTCAGCTGGAGATTGTTTGCACCTATTACAAGAGGCACTCACATTGGGGTAAATCCGAGATAACCTCAAATTAGTGTAGTGAACTTTGTGCACAACTTTACACTGTAGGAGGCCGTGTCTTGCACAAATCGAGGAGGAGTGAACCCAGTGTGAATCCAAGTTCTTGTTCCCAGGAAGCACTGGGACCAGACACTGGACTGTCAATAGCAGAACTGATAAGGCTGTAAATACTAGAAGTTAACCCCCTACGTTCAGGATGAAGAGATAATAAGGAGTCCACTAGCGTTTCCGGGGGACGACTAGGGAGTGCCGGGTTCTGGTTCTgaaaaaatgtcttatttgaaAGAAACGGAATAGGTGGGAATTCGGTAAGTCAATTTTCTTTGAGAGCTCAGAAAAGGACACCCCCAAATATTTAAATCCATCCATAGCATacttaaaggggaaaaaaggttgGGGTATACCTTTAGCCAGAGGGTTCAGGGGGAAAAGTTCGCTCTTGTGGAGATTAAGTTTATAACCTGAATAGGATCCAAATTTATCAAAAATACTGAGAACCACGGGGAGAGAGGCTGGCGGATTGGACATATACAAAAGGAGATCGTCAGCATAAAGTGATAATTTGTGAATCTTCCCAGCTCAGGTGACGCCCTCAAACCTCAAACCCACCCTCCTGACACAGCCAGAtagctagagagagagagacacacacacatacacacacagcaaagtcCAGAGAGTAAATCAGTGAttgtagctgctgctcctctgctgcctcctgtggtcactttgtgtcactgaggccAATCTGAAGGTTAGATTTTAAACTCTGAAGggtaagtttgtgtgtgtgtgtgtgtgtgtgtgggagagtgagtggtttacaaacttctgtgtaacagtgagataaagacgtgaccaTGTGACGTAGAGATCACAGACATAAAGTGactaaatgcttaaatgaaagctgtcaatcactttGGTTTAAACTCTTTCACAAAGATATGTAAACACGTTTCTCTGACACTGACGGCAGGAAGTTCAGTGTTTACGTGTGTTTAGTTGAAATTGTCCTCCAGTAACTCAGGTCGTTTATTTAAAGGCCAGATCACATGACTCCAAGCAACCAGACTCCTCCCATTCCTGTGTCAACTGTGAGTGTTTTCTCACAGCGTGACATTTCTGAGTATTTTACACTGCACCGCTCATCGGGGCTCCGCCCACCACACCCgtcatgtacacacactctcacgTGTACAGGAGTGACCTGCAGCTGACAGATACTTCCCTATTATATCATTTCATTACACTGTCAAGTGTTTTGTAAAGATAATGGTTTCATGTTATAACGCGATACCGAGATGTAAATGTATGACAAATGATACCCTAGAATACTGAAATTACACAAGTGCATATAATTATGCATttacacaataataatgaacaaaaacaaatatatatatatgtataaataaataaaataaaataataataaaaataataaataaggaCACAGCCACAATAACAATCAAATCAGGTCATCACTCCCTACATCAATCCGTATACTTCCATTTTCCAggaagttataaaaaaaattccAAATACTCCAAATCCTAtcgattttgttttttatgattatgattatgtaACTTATCTTTTCCAGTGCCAAATAGGAAGTCACTCCGTTTAACCATTCAGAAATGCCACAGACAGTTGGCTTTTTTCATGACCTAGCAATGCACCTTTTAGCCTCGCGAGACTGTTACATTGCTTGGATAGAACATCATTTCTGACTTGAagatatttaaagaaatgttttgtcatatttgaatTTAAGGTCctcaaatgacataaattatttACCATTGTACAAATCAGATATTTTAGCTAGACCTTTGGAGGACCAGAGTTTAAAACCCAGGTCTGCCCTGCCTGGTAGAAAATCATCATTACCAAAAATAGGTGAGAATTGGGAAAACCATTTCGTCACACCCCAGTAAGAATTGGCATTATGCCAAATCCTTATCGTATTTTTCAAGAAAGGATTTTTGGTATTTTTCAGAAGCTTTTTTGTATCTGCCGAATACATGTACAAATGCAATGGTATAGAGATATTCTGGGAGTCCATTGCAACCCAGGCTGGAGGGTGGtcattgacaaaataaaacataccgGCTGTAATTTGCGCTGCCCAAAAGTACCACAAGAGGTTCGGAAATTGCAGTCCACCTCTGTCATATGGTAAATACAACAAGGAAAGTCTAAGTCTAGGCCGTTTGTTATTCCAGATGAAGTTTGTGAACGTTGTTAAGCAACTTAAAGAAGGAAGGAGCTGGGGAGAGTGGAACTGACTGGGAGAggtataaaaatgtacttagaATTGACATTTTTAGGATATTAATGCGTCCGATTAAGGATATGGGTAATTTGGTCCATCTATTTATCAATTGTGTGACATTGTCCACAAGGGGGTCATAATTAGCTGAAATAATTTTGTCAATATTAGGGGTAATTTGGACACCTAAATAAGTAAATCCCTGTTTTGACACAGTACATGGTGTAGGGATCAGGGGACTGTTTCTCTCATTAGAAACATTATCACTGATTTACTATTGTATCCTGAAAAGGTATattttttatccaaagcgacttacaattgaattgagtacaatcagccaggggtggaaccgaacttgcgaccattgcgactacGATGTCTTTCACAcgcagggtaccggtcttaaccactgagccactccaccccagtACCAAATGTTCTCAGCAAATTCAGGAGATTAGGTAGTGTTTTCTCCAATCTGGAACTAAATAAAGTGACATCATCCGCGTACAATGAGATACGATGTTCTATGTTTCCGACTTTAATTCCTGTAATGCTAGCATGCCTGCGAATTGCCATGGCAAGTGGCTCAATAGCCAGGACGAAGAGCAAGGGACAGAGGGGGCAGCCCTGTCTTGTCCCTCGATTAAGCCTAAATGGCCTTGATACAAGATCAGTAGTTAGTATTTCAGCTTGTGGGTTGGAGTACAAAAGCTGAACCCATCTGAGAAAATTTACACCCACACCAAATCTTTGCAAGACATCAAAAAGGTATTGCCACTCTCTCCTATCGAAGGCCTTCTCTGCGTCCAGCGACAGAATAGAGTGGTCAGGGAGGCCAGAccttttaaacaaaatattaagCAACCTTCTCATATTGTGGAAGTCCTGTCTGCCCTGTACAAATCCATTCTGATCCAAATGGACCATTTGAGGTAAGACTGGTTCCAACCTCCTTGCCAGCCTTGGGTTGGTGTCTTTCCAGGCTTCAGCAACAATGAAATTATTGCTGTGTttagagaaggagggagggatcCATTATCAAATGATTCCTTGTACATATTAAGTAGGGGCGGTAttaatttggatttaaaaatgttatatatttcaATTGGAATTGCATCTGCCCCCCAAGCTGGATATGGCCTCAGATATTTCCCCAATCTCAAGGTTACGGTCCAATGGGTCTAAAAGTTCTTTATCTACAAGGTCGGTTGGGATTTTCAAAAACTTCGGATTCAGTTTCTTTAATTGCTTTTTCAAGTTTCCCCATTTCTAATCGCTGagatttatatttaaagctgGTAAAACTTATCATATGACCTCTCAGAAAGGCTTTAAATGCCTCCCACCTCACATATGCAGTTGTCTGGTTAGTGTTGCTTTCAAAATATAAGTCTATTTGTCTTCCAATATACTCTATAAAGCTTGGGTCCCTAAGCCAGATCGATTGTAAGCGCCACCTGTGAGGGGGCGGTACCGTATTTGCAAATTTAATAAGAATCGAGGTTGGAGCGTGATCTGAGATTAGGATGCTATCAAAccaacattttgaaatttttGTAATCAACTCTGCTGAGACCAGATAATAATCAATTCTAGAAAA
It encodes the following:
- the LOC122762600 gene encoding E3 ubiquitin/ISG15 ligase TRIM25-like, which gives rise to MVQRGNQLDQERFCCSICLDLLKDPVTILCGHSYCMKCIKDHWDSEEQRRIYSCPQCREAFAPRPILMKNIMLVDLVEELKKTGLHAAPDHHCYAGAEDVACDICTGRKLKALKSCLVCLASYCEEHLQPHHESHAFKKHKLVEPSKNPQENICPQHDKMMDLFCRTDQQCMQNKQRDLDLSREEVQQRLRDRDGDVKVLQQERKTLSLSADEAEKNTDKKFTEMMRVLQSRRKVRFMKKAQSYPHHTHRFTDVYQVLSKESLTGRCYWEVEWKGGAVYVAVTYKNITRSDSDLDKSGFGNNDKSWALFCNQNWCQFGHNCFWTDLSGGLFSRVGVYLDHRAGLLSFYRVSDTMTLLHRVQTTFTEPLCAGVSFYAYSPGVTAELCKLK